The following is a genomic window from Candidatus Zixiibacteriota bacterium.
TCGATCCCGCCGGAGGGCAGGATGGACGCGGTCGAGACGTACTTGTTCGGGATCAGCAGGCTGGTCGCCCCGGCCAGGAGCATCGCCCCGCACGTGATCAAACCGATCAGCCGTTTCTTCCGCACGAGCAAGGCGGCCATTTCAAACGGGCTGATCGCCTCCCCCGCCTGGCTCGTCGTGCTTTCGCAGTCTCTGGTTACGGTCAATCGCCTGGTCATTTCGGACTCCTTCATATTCATCGCCGCCGGCCGCCGGTCCTGAGGCGGACATTTGCCATCATTTGTTATCCGTTGTTCCGGAGCATCTTGCGCCATCAATCTAAACCGTCACTTCGCCTTGTCGGGCAACGGCCGGAACTCCCTCAGGACGCCGCGCAGGGTTCTCTTCCGACGGGGCGGTCGGGCGGTAGGCCGCCGGCCGTCCCTCGGCCAGGTTCATATAGGCGGTCGCCACCGCCTCCCAGTCATAGCGCTCGGCGACCCGCCGGCGCATGCGCGCGCTCTCATCGGGCATCGCCAGCGCCTCAAGGAGAGTCGGCGCAATATTATCCGGGTCGAACAACCGCCCGCAGTCACCGAGTACCTCGCGGCTGAACACGCAGTCGATCGCCACCACCCGCGGGCAGGCGGCCATCGCCTCCAGCAACGCCGGGTTGGTGCCCCCCACCGAATTGCCGTGGACATAGCACCAGCACCGGCTCCGGAGGGCCTGCAGCACCTCCGGGTCGTACTGCGCCGCGTGCACGCGCACCCCAAACCGGCCGTCGAACACCGCCAGTTTCCGCGCGTAGGGCGTATCCTCGCGGTAGCCGATAAACACCATCCTGAAGCCCTGCCGGACCAGCTCGGCCCGCACGAATGCCTCCGCCACCCGCACCGGCAGGTTGTCCGGCTCGATCCGCGTGATCTGGAGGAAATACTTCCCCGCCGCAAGGTCGTATCGGGCGAGGATCTCCTCCGCCCGCTCGTTGTCGATGGCCACCGGTTCCGGGGCGCCGTAGGGGATGAACTCGGTCGAGCGGAAAAGCGTGCGGCGGTAGTAGTCCTGGATGCCGCGCGAGTCGGAAATGAGGCGGCGGCAGATCAGGGCGACCGCGCCCGAGGCCAGCCGGTAGTAGAGCTTGAACGGCCACGACCACTTCGAGCGCCGCCACTCCAACCCGTCGGTATTGACCGACATCGGGATCCGCGCCAGCGCGCTCAGGAGGATGCCGGGGAGGTTGGCGTTGTTGAACCAGAACACGTGGCGGTAGGCGCGCCGGCGGCGCCAGAGGTGGCGCCCGGTCTGGAGGGCGGCCGCGAACGTATCGAGCGTGCGCGACCGGTGGCCGTCGACATATACCAGGCGTCGCCCCTCGTGCTCGTCCGGCAGAGGGCGGCTCCCCACGCCGGCCGGCGGCCCGGCCGCGGAGCGCCGGCAGATGATCTCGCAGTCGTAGCCTCGGGCGGCGAAGCGGCGGGAGATCTGGTCGACGGCGGTTTCGAAGCCGCCGTAGCGGGCGGGCACCCCGCGCGTCCCGCAAAAAGCGACGATGGGACGATGAGTGCGGCGGGTTCGGGGCCGCCGCGGCCGCACCAGGAGATCCATCATCTCTTCTGCCTTTGTGCTCCACAGATACTCTGCAGGGATCTCGACGCGCTGGTCGCCTGCACTCAAGGCCTTGCGGATTGCCGCCCCAAACTCCTCAGGCGACCGCGCCGGAAAAATGCGGCCGGGGCACTTAAGGAGTCCGTCTATTGGTGTTGATACGACCGGCTTTCCGGCGGCGAGGTACTCGTATGTTTTGATGGAATCGCCGCCGTGTTCACGCGCCCCCACCACATACGGGACGATCGCTGCATCGAACCCGCCGACGTAGGCCGGATAGACGTCATAGTGCTTGTCCCCCAGGTAGTGAAAATTCGGAAGCGGCTTGATGCGGCCCATCACCGCCTTATCGAGAACCTGCCCGATGACGACGAACGACAGGTCTGGGTTGGCCGCCATGACGGCGTTGAGCAAGTCGTAATCCACGAGGTGAGTGATCTTGGCTCCCAGGCCGATGATTGGCCGGGGGAGGGCGGCGAGATCGGCCGGGATCGCGCGGGCGGTTCGGAAATGATCCGGGTCCACGCCGTTGCGGATGACTTCGCATGCTCCCGGCTCAAATAGGCGGCAAAAGACTTCTCGGTTCGTGGCCGAGTTGGTTGACCAGACATCGGTGCATTCTGCATACATGCGGTAGCTTTGCTCAAGCCGTTTGCGGAATTGGGCATTTGCGGGAAACTTGAGGAAGTTGTCCCACGCGTCGAAGAGCGACCGAACGGGCGATAGGCGCGCGGCCAGGTTCCCGGCGTAGGCGTTGAAGCTGACGAGGTGAAAGGCGCCGATACCCAGTCTCGACGCCGCCCATTGTACCGACTGCGCCACAGTCGCGCCCGCGAAGGCATCGAGGAACCACCCACGCCGCTGCCGCACCGGCGCAAAGAGATCGGGCAACAGAGTGTCGAGGACGAACACGCTGTTCGCCACTCTGGTCAGACGCTGCCCCAATCCGCCGCCGATCCGCTCTCCCGCCGTACGGAAGCGACCGGGTCGAACCATCACTTCCGGCACACTTACCGGCCGATTGACGACCAACATTCGGTTGACAAGCGGGTGCCGAGCCAGATGCGACATCAGATGCGCGTCGCGGGTGCGGCCGCCTTCGCGCTGGACCTTCTTCCAGTCATGAAAAGGAATTACGATGATGTCGAGGTTGGCGTTCATGTTGTTGCCCCCGGTCCGGAGTGAGCCGTCAGTCTCACTGCGCCCCCAACGATCAGCCAGAACAGCAAGTTCACCGGAAAGGCGTTGATTGAGGATCCGGTGATTCCTGTAATCAGTACAATGGCCGGCCATCCCATCAGAAGCATCGCCATCGGATGATCGCCCATTCGCGCCGTGCGGCGCGCCGCGCGGAGCGCCAGCCACAGAATTGCCATGAAAAGCCCCAGTCCCATCCAGCCGGTTTCCAGCGCCATGCGCAGAAACATGTTGTGGCTCGTGATGTGGACGTATTTGTACGGGTCGAAATAGTGGCCCAGGGCATCGGCGGCGCTCCCCATCCCAATCCCGAACGGGTGGGTCGCAACCGCTGCGATTCCCTCGCGGTAGCCGTCGAATCGACCCACCAGCCGGCTGTCGTCCGACAGTTCACTCAGCGTCAACACGCTCTCGACTACACTCCCGACGGCATCCACATGAGAGGATAACAGGTAGAGCCCGAGGCCGATACCGGCCAGCACAACCGCCGTGGCCGCCGCTACCCGCAGGCGCGCGCGCGGAAAGACAAAGAACAGCACCACCGGGACCGAGCCGCACATCGCTATCAGACTGCCCCGGGTAAGCGTAGCCAGGCAGGCGAGAAATGAGAGGGCGGCCAGGACGAGCCATATCCTGCGACGAGACTCGAAATAGAGCGCCGCCCCGATCCAGAACACGAACCCGGCAAACAGCCCCATGTGGAACGGCCCGCTGAAGAAGCCGAAGGCTCTGACTTTTCCGAAAATCTGCCAGGTGTAGATGTCGGCGGTGTTGGCTCCGATGATGGCCAGGTCCAGCGCCGAGATTGCGATAAACTGCTTGACTGCCCACAGCAGAATGGGAACGGCCAGCACGGCCACGATGGAGAGAAAGTGCATCATCCGACGGCGTGTGCCGAGCAGGGCCACCCCGACACTTACCGCCGACATCTGGTACAGAGTCTGGCGGAATCCCTCGATCCCGGTGCGGAAATCGGGAATGTTGGGGTGCATGATGGCCGCCGCGCCGAGGCCCAGCAAGGCCAGCACGGCCGCCTCCACCGCGGTCGGGAGTTGCCCCGCGAGTAGGCGCAACGACGCCGTATACAGGACGAGGACCATGAGCAGGCTGTCCGCGACCAGGAGCACATAGCGGCTGCCGAGCGCGACGCGGGCGAGATTGGCATAGAGCGCAAAGCCCACAAGCAAAACGAGACTCGCGTAGAGCACTCTCTGACCGCAAACCGGCGCGGTGACAAACCGACTGCCGGCGGCCAGTGTTCTCGACTCACCAGACATGGCAACCAACCTTCTCCAGGCGGCCGCTGCAGCCGTCACTCACTGCCCTGGCGATCAAGTCGTAGCGGTCTCTCCGACCGGTCGCCCACATGAAAGCCCGCAGTATCGCCAGGTAAGCGAGGCGATTCAGTTGCCACACCCATGGGCGCGTGAGCAGGTGGCGCCGGACAAAGATCACGTTGCTCCGGACGGTGCAGTAGACGCGGAAATCCGGAGCCTGCGAGAGGTTCTGAAACACGGTGACCCGACGCGCTGTGCTCGATACATGCCAGGACGGGTCAAGGTCGTCGATTCGGGAGCCGGCCACGAGGTACACCGCCCCGCCGTCGCTGATCCGCGTCGTAAAATCGTAGTCGTCGCCGTAGAGGAAGTAGCTCTCGTCGGGGTAGCCGACTCGGTCGAGGAGAGTCTTGTGGAACAGCAGCCCGCCGTAGACTCCGTAGGGAATCTTCACGGATCGGCTCTTGACCGTTGTGAGCGCAGGTCGCCGGCGGAACAGCTTGCGCCAAACGCGGCGCGGCGCATCGGCTGCATGAAAATCAAGGAAGCTGTTGGCCTTCGGGAATATCCTGCGGGGATCCGCTCCGGCCGCGATTTGAACCAGGTACGGGCGATCGGTGCGCAGTGCCAGGAGCGCCAGTCGGTCGCTCGCTTGGCCGGCGCTTAGCTCCCGCCAGGCCTCCGCGAGCGCCTCGAGGGCACCGGATTCGGGAAAGTTGTCGTCATCGAGAAGCCACACGAATTCGGTGTCCACCGCCTCCCTGGCCGCCTTCATGCCTATAGCATACCCGCGAGCTGATCCCTCGTTGCGGCCGGAACCGACTACCTCGACCCTCAGACCGAAAGCGCCCGCCGTCCGCCCACGCAAGTCGTAGGTTGCCCCGTTGTCCACGATGATGACGCGGGCTACGGCCGGCCACGCGCACAGCCGCTCCAGTACCCGCCTGAGCAGATGCCAGCGGTCGCCGTACGTGACGGTGACCGCGCACACGGTGAGTTGGCCGATGGCCGTCTCAAGACACAATCGCGCCACGACACGCCTCCCGCGTTGAATCCGCCGTCATCGTTTGCCCGGCTGTCCGCGCCGGCCCTTCCGCATTTCGCATTAAGAAGACCAATTTCGCCCCGCCGAGCACCCCCGCGGCGGCAAGGGTGCCGAGGGCGGCCCCGATCGGGCCGTACGCAGGCACCAGCAGCGCGTGCAGCACCAGTCCCGCCACGCACGCGGCCGCGCTCGCCGCGACGATCGCGCTGTCGCGCCCCCGGGCATAGAGCGCCAAATGGGGAATGTAGGCCGCCCCCATGAGCGCCATGGCCGCCAGCAGCACCCACCCCGCCGGCAATTGCTCCCGGTAGACCTCCCGGCCGACCATCGCCAGCGCCGGCCCAAAGCAGGCGGCCGCCGCGACGCTCACGAGCGCGATCACGCCGAGAACGCCGAGCGCCAGCCGCCGCATGTGGCAGCGGTACAGCGCCAGATCGCCGCGCTGCCAGGCCCCGACCAGGCGCGGCAGAACGACGATCACGACCGCGGTGTAGACGAAAATCTGGACCGTGTTGGCGATCTGGGCGAAAAAGGTGTACACGCCGACCGCCGCCGGGCCGTGGAAATGCTGGAGGAAGTAGCGGTCGGCATACTGGACGCCGAGCAGGCAGACGGTCGCGGCAAACAGGCGCAGCGACACGCCGACACCGCGCCGGATCCAGTTCCAGTCGACCGGCTTCTCCAGCGCCTCCCGCCACGGCAGGCGCCGCAGAGTCGCGGCCGCCAGGGCGATGCTCGCCGCCGCCCCGACCGCCCAGGCGCAAAAGACGCGCCCGAGCGTGACCGCCCCCGGCGCCGCCAACCCGACGCCGACCACTGCGTACACCCACACGCCCGCGCGCAGGAAGAGCACGAGGTTCGCCAGACTTGACCGTGAGAAAGTCACCAGCAGCCGGTAGGCCTCCTGCGAGAGGTGCTCCAGCACCAGCAGCAGGTAGAACCACCCGGCGCAGCGCCACGGCAGAGTGCCGGAAATGAACACCGCCAGCGTGAGCGGCAACACCGCCGCGTAGACCAGCCCGTGAAAGGCCATTTGGTCGCGCACGAAACACGGCCGATCAGGCGGCGCAGCGCCGAGAATCTCGCGGGTGTTGTAGGTGTGAAAGTCCAGTCCGAGCAGGTAGAGCGTGACCGTAATCGTGACCACCACCAGGCCGTAGACCCCCAGTTCGGCGGGCGTGACCACCCGCGCGAGAAACAACAGCAGGAGGAATTTGCTGCCGAGAGTGAGACTGCGCAGGAGAGAGTTGAGAAGGCCGGTTTTCAGCACAGCGCCCCCCCGGTCCGGAGGCCGGCGGCGGGTGATTGGCGGCGCGCGGCGGCGATGTCTGCTCGGTTGTCCATAACCATTTTGCGGGCATTTCCCTGCCCTTGTGATTAATAGATTTATCATGGGGCGTGCCGGATCCCCCGCGAAAACACACTCCTGCGCACCGCAACGACTTACACGGCGGATCGCGCCCTCGCAGCGGCGCACCGCACCCGGTCGCGGGGAAACGATTTCCGGGCCGGCGGGGAGAAATCTTCCGCCCGGGCGGTCAGTCATCAATCCGGAACGGCGAGGCGGGATCGTTCTCGTGGCGGATCTCATCGACCGGCTCCCGCCGCCCCTCCCCCGCGTACAGCCGGTTGGGAGCGTTGAACACCAGACCGTCGACCGCGCCGACATTCTTGTAGGCGTGGACCACCCCCGGCGGGACGATCACGAGCGCGCGGCGGTGTTCGCCGAACTCAGCGCGGTAGGTGCGCCCGTGGGAGGGCGCGCCCGGCCGGCTGTCCCAGAGGTAGAGACGGAACGTCGACGGTCCGAGAAAACAGAAGAGGTCGGACTGGTCGCGGTGCTCGTGCGGTCCGCGGACCACGCCCGGGCGGGTCATCGACACGTAGCTCATGGCCGGCTCGAACGCCCCCGGGAGCTCATCGCGGCGAAAGAGCTCGGTGAGCCAGCCGCGGGCGTCCGCCACACAGCGCAGCTCGCGAATGATCACGCCCTCGATGTCACACCGCATAGAGCGCAGCCTCCCTCCGGCCGGCGAGGAATTCCGCAAGGGCCTCGCGCCAGTCGCGCATGACATGGCAGCCGGCGGCCTTGAGGGCCGCGTTCTCCAGCGAGGAGTAGGCGGGCCGCGGAGCCGGCCGGCCCAGCGCGGCGGTCGTGCAGGGGCGCAGGTCAACCGCCATCCCAAGCCGCGAAAAAATGAATGCCGCCAGGCCGTACCATGAGGTCTCCCCTTCCGCCGAGCAGTGGTACAACCCGGTGAGCCGCTCGCGCAGGACGATTTCCGTCTGCCGCACGACATCCCTGGTCCAGGTCGGGTTGCCGACCTGATCGTCGACAACTTGCAGGGAGGCGATACTCTCGCCGCGCCGGGCCGCCTCCAGCTGCTCGGCGCCGCGCGCGAGCATGGTGACGACAAAGTTCCGGCCGTGCGCGCCGTACATCCAGGCGAGGCGGAGGATGGCGCTGTCGGGCTGCGCGGCCGAGGTGCGCCGCTCTCCCTCGAGCTTGCTCCGTCCGTAGACCGTCCGGGGATTGGGGGGGGCGCTTTCGACATAGGGTGTGCGCCGGGCGCCGTCGAAAACATAATCGGTGGAATAGAAAACCAGGTGTGCCCCGACCGCGCGGCAGGCCTCGGCGACGAATGCGGCGCCGTCGGCGTTGACCCGTATGGCCCGCTCCGGCTCCGCCTCGCACCGGTCGACCTCGGTGAACGCGGCCGCGTGAATAACGACGGTGGGGCGGACGGCCGCGACGTGCTGCCGGACGGCGGCCGGGTCGGTGATGTCGAAATCGTCGAGGTCGCAGCCGACCACGTCGGCGCGCCGCCGGAACTCGGCGACGAGGTCGGTCCCCAGTTGCCCGCGGGCGCCGGTGACCAGGAGCCTATCCCTCACCGTTGACCTCCCGGACAACGTCGCGCAGGTACTGGGCATAGGCGGTGTCGGGGATGGAGGCGAGGAGCGCCTCCATCTGGCGGCGGTTGATGTAGCGCATGCGGTAGGCGATTTCCTCGATGCAGGCGATCTTCTGCCCCTGGCGCTTCTCGATCGTGGCGATGAAATTGCTCGCGTCCAGCAGGCTCTCGTGGGTGCCCGTGTCGAGCCACGCGATGCCCCGCCCGAGCCGGACGACTTTGAGCCGCCCCCGCCGCAGGTAGTGATTGTTCACATCGGTGATCTCGAGCTCACCGCGGGCCGATGGCCGCAGCGACCGCGCGACCGAGACGACCTCCGCATCGTAGAGGTACAGCCCGGTGACAGCGTAGTTGGACTTGGGCGCCGCCGGCTTCTCCTCGATCGAGATCGCGTTGCCGTCGTGGTCGAACTCCACGACGCCGTACCGCTGAGGATCCTTGACATAGTAGCCGAACACCACCGCACCGTCGACGAACGCCCGGACGCCGCGGAGGAAATCGTAGACCCCGTAGAAGACGTTGTCGCCGAGAATGAGGGCGACGTTGTCGCGGCCGATGAAATCGGCGCCGATGAGGAAGGCCTGGGCGATTCCCTCCGGGCGCTCCTGGACCGCGTAGCGAAGCGTGAGCCCGACCGCCCGGCCGTCGCCAAGCAGATCCCGAAACCGCGGCAGGTCCTGGGGCGTGCTGATGATGAGGATCTCGGTCACGCCGAACAGCATCAGGGTCGACAGCGGATAGTAGATCATCGGCTTGTCGTAGATCGGCAGGAGCTGCTTGCACGCAACCTGCGTCACCGGGTGGAGCCGCGTCCCGGCCCCGCCGGCCAGAATGATTCCCTTGCGGATCCCGGCGCTCACCGTCGCACCCCGCTAGCGGCCCGCATAGATGTCCTCGTAGTATTGGAGGTACTGCCCGCTGATGCAGTGGTCGAGCCACTCCTGGTGGTCCAGGTACCACGCGATCGTTCGGCACAGGCCCTCGGCGAATGTGACCGAGGGCCGCCAGCCGAGCTCGCGGGCGATTTTCGAGGCGTCGATGGCGTACCGCCGGTCGTGCCCGAGGCGGTCGGTCACGAAGGTGATGAGGTTTTCGCGGGGGCCGCCCCCCAGCCGGTCGTCAAGCATTCGGCAGATCAGGCGGACCAACTCGAGGTTCTCGATTTCGTTGTGCCCGCCGATGGTGTAAGTCGCGCCGGATTTCCCCTCGTGGAACACCAGGTCGAGCGCCCGGCAGTGGTCCTCGACGTAGAGCCAGTCCCGCACATTCTTCCCGTCGCCGTACACCGGCAGCGGCAGCCCCGCGCGGGCGTTGCGGATCATAAGCGGAATCAGTTTCTCCGGGAACTGGTAGGGGCCGTAATTATTCGAGCAGTGGGTCGTCACCGTGTCGAGGCCGTAGGTGGCCGCGTAGGAGCGCACCAGATGATCGGCCGCCGCTTTCGAGGCCGAGTAGGGGGAGTTGGGGCGGTACGGCGTGTCCTCGGTGAAATGCCCCTCCGGCCCGAGCGACCCGAACACCTCGTCGGTCGACACCTGGTGAAAGCGGATCGCCTGCGGTCCGGACCGCTGCGTTTTCTTGCGCGCCAGTTCCAGGAGGTTGAAGGTGCCGAGGATGTTGGTCCGGATGAAGGTCGACGGTCCCAGGATGGAGCGGTCAACGTGCGATTCGGCGGCCAGGTGGATGATGCCGGACGGATCGAAAGCATGGAAACAGTCGGCGAGGCGGTCGAAGTCGGTGATATCGATCCGCGCGAACCGGTAGTTGGGGGCTTTCTCGATCGCTTTCAGGTTGGCCAGGTTGCCGGCGTAGGTCAGACAGTCGACATTGACCCACCGGCAGTCCGGGTAGGCGGGCACCAGGTGCAAGAGGAGGTTGGAACCGACAAAGCCGGCGCCGCCGGTCACCACCACCGTTCGCTGAAACGTTTCGTCACCCATGGGTATGGCCGATCTCGAGGTTTACGCGCAGGAAGTCTTGCGGATATCGGCGGTCGGAACAACAAAAAAAAGAGGCCGGAACTTATCGGCAAGAAATGGCGCCCCGCGGAAT
Proteins encoded in this region:
- a CDS encoding DUF1972 domain-containing protein, with protein sequence MNANLDIIVIPFHDWKKVQREGGRTRDAHLMSHLARHPLVNRMLVVNRPVSVPEVMVRPGRFRTAGERIGGGLGQRLTRVANSVFVLDTLLPDLFAPVRQRRGWFLDAFAGATVAQSVQWAASRLGIGAFHLVSFNAYAGNLAARLSPVRSLFDAWDNFLKFPANAQFRKRLEQSYRMYAECTDVWSTNSATNREVFCRLFEPGACEVIRNGVDPDHFRTARAIPADLAALPRPIIGLGAKITHLVDYDLLNAVMAANPDLSFVVIGQVLDKAVMGRIKPLPNFHYLGDKHYDVYPAYVGGFDAAIVPYVVGAREHGGDSIKTYEYLAAGKPVVSTPIDGLLKCPGRIFPARSPEEFGAAIRKALSAGDQRVEIPAEYLWSTKAEEMMDLLVRPRRPRTRRTHRPIVAFCGTRGVPARYGGFETAVDQISRRFAARGYDCEIICRRSAAGPPAGVGSRPLPDEHEGRRLVYVDGHRSRTLDTFAAALQTGRHLWRRRRAYRHVFWFNNANLPGILLSALARIPMSVNTDGLEWRRSKWSWPFKLYYRLASGAVALICRRLISDSRGIQDYYRRTLFRSTEFIPYGAPEPVAIDNERAEEILARYDLAAGKYFLQITRIEPDNLPVRVAEAFVRAELVRQGFRMVFIGYREDTPYARKLAVFDGRFGVRVHAAQYDPEVLQALRSRCWCYVHGNSVGGTNPALLEAMAACPRVVAIDCVFSREVLGDCGRLFDPDNIAPTLLEALAMPDESARMRRRVAERYDWEAVATAYMNLAEGRPAAYRPTAPSEENPARRPEGVPAVARQGEVTV
- a CDS encoding O-antigen ligase family protein, encoding MSGESRTLAAGSRFVTAPVCGQRVLYASLVLLVGFALYANLARVALGSRYVLLVADSLLMVLVLYTASLRLLAGQLPTAVEAAVLALLGLGAAAIMHPNIPDFRTGIEGFRQTLYQMSAVSVGVALLGTRRRMMHFLSIVAVLAVPILLWAVKQFIAISALDLAIIGANTADIYTWQIFGKVRAFGFFSGPFHMGLFAGFVFWIGAALYFESRRRIWLVLAALSFLACLATLTRGSLIAMCGSVPVVLFFVFPRARLRVAAATAVVLAGIGLGLYLLSSHVDAVGSVVESVLTLSELSDDSRLVGRFDGYREGIAAVATHPFGIGMGSAADALGHYFDPYKYVHITSHNMFLRMALETGWMGLGLFMAILWLALRAARRTARMGDHPMAMLLMGWPAIVLITGITGSSINAFPVNLLFWLIVGGAVRLTAHSGPGATT
- a CDS encoding glycosyltransferase translates to MARLCLETAIGQLTVCAVTVTYGDRWHLLRRVLERLCAWPAVARVIIVDNGATYDLRGRTAGAFGLRVEVVGSGRNEGSARGYAIGMKAAREAVDTEFVWLLDDDNFPESGALEALAEAWRELSAGQASDRLALLALRTDRPYLVQIAAGADPRRIFPKANSFLDFHAADAPRRVWRKLFRRRPALTTVKSRSVKIPYGVYGGLLFHKTLLDRVGYPDESYFLYGDDYDFTTRISDGGAVYLVAGSRIDDLDPSWHVSSTARRVTVFQNLSQAPDFRVYCTVRSNVIFVRRHLLTRPWVWQLNRLAYLAILRAFMWATGRRDRYDLIARAVSDGCSGRLEKVGCHVW
- a CDS encoding dTDP-4-dehydrorhamnose 3,5-epimerase family protein — encoded protein: MRCDIEGVIIRELRCVADARGWLTELFRRDELPGAFEPAMSYVSMTRPGVVRGPHEHRDQSDLFCFLGPSTFRLYLWDSRPGAPSHGRTYRAEFGEHRRALVIVPPGVVHAYKNVGAVDGLVFNAPNRLYAGEGRREPVDEIRHENDPASPFRIDD
- the rfbD gene encoding dTDP-4-dehydrorhamnose reductase is translated as MPSTCATLSGRSTVRDRLLVTGARGQLGTDLVAEFRRRADVVGCDLDDFDITDPAAVRQHVAAVRPTVVIHAAAFTEVDRCEAEPERAIRVNADGAAFVAEACRAVGAHLVFYSTDYVFDGARRTPYVESAPPNPRTVYGRSKLEGERRTSAAQPDSAILRLAWMYGAHGRNFVVTMLARGAEQLEAARRGESIASLQVVDDQVGNPTWTRDVVRQTEIVLRERLTGLYHCSAEGETSWYGLAAFIFSRLGMAVDLRPCTTAALGRPAPRPAYSSLENAALKAAGCHVMRDWREALAEFLAGRREAALYAV
- the rfbA gene encoding glucose-1-phosphate thymidylyltransferase RfbA, encoding MSAGIRKGIILAGGAGTRLHPVTQVACKQLLPIYDKPMIYYPLSTLMLFGVTEILIISTPQDLPRFRDLLGDGRAVGLTLRYAVQERPEGIAQAFLIGADFIGRDNVALILGDNVFYGVYDFLRGVRAFVDGAVVFGYYVKDPQRYGVVEFDHDGNAISIEEKPAAPKSNYAVTGLYLYDAEVVSVARSLRPSARGELEITDVNNHYLRRGRLKVVRLGRGIAWLDTGTHESLLDASNFIATIEKRQGQKIACIEEIAYRMRYINRRQMEALLASIPDTAYAQYLRDVVREVNGEG
- the rfbB gene encoding dTDP-glucose 4,6-dehydratase — its product is MGDETFQRTVVVTGGAGFVGSNLLLHLVPAYPDCRWVNVDCLTYAGNLANLKAIEKAPNYRFARIDITDFDRLADCFHAFDPSGIIHLAAESHVDRSILGPSTFIRTNILGTFNLLELARKKTQRSGPQAIRFHQVSTDEVFGSLGPEGHFTEDTPYRPNSPYSASKAAADHLVRSYAATYGLDTVTTHCSNNYGPYQFPEKLIPLMIRNARAGLPLPVYGDGKNVRDWLYVEDHCRALDLVFHEGKSGATYTIGGHNEIENLELVRLICRMLDDRLGGGPRENLITFVTDRLGHDRRYAIDASKIARELGWRPSVTFAEGLCRTIAWYLDHQEWLDHCISGQYLQYYEDIYAGR